In Epilithonimonas zeae, the DNA window TCAGTTTTTTCAATACCTCTCAACAATAGACCTACGTTATCTCCAGCTTCACCTCTATCTAGGATTTTTCTGAACATCTCAACTCCTGTAATAGTAGAAGTCAATTTCTCATCACCCATACCAACAATATCAACTGGATCTCCAGTGTTGATAACACCAGCCTCGATTCTACCAGTTGCTACAGTACCTCTACCTGTAATAGAGAATACGTCTTCGATTGGCATCAAGAAAGGCTTATCAGTATCTCTTGGTGGTTGCTCGATCCAAGTATCAACAGCATCCATCAATTCTTCAACAGATTTGAACCATTTGTCTTCAGTATCAACTGTAGCAGCAGTAGCAGCAGTAAGAGCTCCTAATGCAGAACCTTGGATTACTGGAGAGTTATCACCGTCGAAATCGTAAGTAGACAATAAGTCTCTCAATTCCATTTCAACAAGCTCTAACAATTCTGGATCATCCACCATATCTACTTTGTTCATGAAAACAACGATTCTAGGTACGTTTACCTGACGGCAAAGTAGGATGTGCTCTCTAGTTTGAGGCATAGGTCCGTCTGTAGCAGCACATACAACGATAGCACCGTCCATCTGAGCAGCACCCGTTACCATGTTCTTTACATAATCCGCGTGACCTGGGCAGTCAACGTGAGCGTAGTGTCTTTTTTCAGTTTCGTACTCGATGTGAGCAGTATTGATAGTAATACCTCTTTCTTTTTCTTCAGGAGCAGAGTCAATTGCAGAGAAGTCTTTTTTCTCAGCAAGACCTTTGCTTGCTAATACAGCAGAAATAGCAGCTGTAAGAGTAGTTTTACCATGGTCAACGTGACCAATAGTACCAATGTTCAAGTGTGGTTTTGAACGATTAAACGTTTCCTTTGCCATGATTTTAATATTTAATTTATTTAATATTGTTTTTTTCGGTCTGCAAATATAATGAATTTTTGAATATCAAAAATTATTTTGAATAAAAAATAATAATATGATTTTCAATTTAAAATAACTTAAAACAATCCATCAAATACACTCCTCAGTCGGAACGCAAATTTACATTAAAAAACATAAAACCCATTCCAAAAAAATTCTAAAAAAGAATCTTTTGAGCCAACTACGGGATTTGAACCCGTGACCTCTTCCTTACCAAGGAAGCACTCTACCCCTGAGCTAAGTCGGCTTAAAAAAAAATCACATTCCCGAGGGTTTGTGATTTTTGAGCGAAAGACGGGGGTCGAACCCGCGACATTCAGCTTGGAAGGCTGACGCTCTACCAACTGAGCTACTTTCGCAATTTTTGTTTCCTAAATTGTTGGTAAACGTGTGCAAATCTAAAAATAATTTTTGAATTATGCAACTAAAATAAATTATAAAAAAGTGGGGAGAGCAGGATTCGAACCTACGTAGCCGAAGCAGCTGAGTTACAGTCAGCCCCATTTGACCGCTCTGGTATCTCCCCAGTATTTTTTTATAAATTGAGCCTCCAGAGGGATTCGAACCCACGACCCCGAGATTACAAATCACGTGCTCTGGCCAACTGAGCTATGGAGGCATTTATTTTTTTAAGAAAGATCGTTACTCTTGCATTCTAGTTACTTCCTTTTTGCGAGTGCAAATATGATAATTTTTTTTTGAATCTTGCAAATATTTTTTAAAATATTTTTCCGACATCTTCTAAACTTTTAGTTTATACAAAGTAGGTTTCAAATTAAAGATCATATTGCTGCATCGCGGTTGTTTCCGTTTTGCGAGTGCAAATATGAGACTCTTTTTTGAAACCTACAAGTCTTTTTTTACAAAAAAATGTA includes these proteins:
- the tuf gene encoding elongation factor Tu encodes the protein MAKETFNRSKPHLNIGTIGHVDHGKTTLTAAISAVLASKGLAEKKDFSAIDSAPEEKERGITINTAHIEYETEKRHYAHVDCPGHADYVKNMVTGAAQMDGAIVVCAATDGPMPQTREHILLCRQVNVPRIVVFMNKVDMVDDPELLELVEMELRDLLSTYDFDGDNSPVIQGSALGALTAATAATVDTEDKWFKSVEELMDAVDTWIEQPPRDTDKPFLMPIEDVFSITGRGTVATGRIEAGVINTGDPVDIVGMGDEKLTSTITGVEMFRKILDRGEAGDNVGLLLRGIEKTDIKRGMVIAKKDSVKPHKKFKASVYILSKEEGGRHTPFHNKYRPQFYVRTTDVTGEIFLPEGVEMVMPGDNLEITVELLQPIALNVGLRFAIREGGRTVGSGQVTEILD